A portion of the Clostridium gelidum genome contains these proteins:
- a CDS encoding ABC transporter permease, with protein MRYLIITELFIKRLIKNPAFICMLIILPLLITMFSKVDTKEEKRIIVGIYHEEEQLSKLICENLQDKDGYIKFLIYDNKAEMIEDVETKKLECAYIFPLDFQNRLDNYKIKKCITCIESPSTILSSLSDEVVFAGIIGEYGKNIAVDFAKENNIVVGDGASNSENIARNYELFNTPEKTFSIDYKYIETDEGNSAGIKDGTNTYAIRGIVSVLILISGLFGAIKWFEDEKIGLYSSFNSEAKVIIGFISILAPTMLMAISGIITIYLSNTYTYMSIEIIAMGLYVLLVCGFSYLLKLIVKSGTDICVMLPVITIGSLIFCPVFIDASKFIPFISWINKLFPPFYYLNGISRGTSGFVVMAIVLIVCVFSGAVINFVREK; from the coding sequence ATGAGATATTTAATTATTACTGAGTTATTTATTAAAAGGCTTATTAAAAACCCTGCTTTTATTTGTATGCTTATAATTTTACCACTATTAATTACTATGTTTAGCAAAGTTGATACAAAGGAAGAGAAGAGAATAATTGTTGGAATATATCATGAAGAAGAACAATTATCTAAACTTATTTGTGAGAACTTGCAAGATAAGGACGGTTATATTAAGTTTTTAATTTATGATAATAAAGCTGAAATGATAGAAGATGTAGAAACTAAAAAGCTTGAATGTGCATATATTTTTCCCCTAGATTTTCAAAACAGGCTAGATAATTATAAAATTAAGAAATGTATCACATGTATAGAGTCACCTTCTACTATTCTTTCAAGTCTTTCTGATGAAGTGGTATTTGCAGGCATTATAGGGGAGTATGGTAAGAATATTGCTGTGGATTTTGCTAAAGAAAACAATATAGTTGTAGGGGATGGAGCAAGTAATAGTGAAAATATTGCTAGAAATTATGAATTGTTTAATACACCGGAAAAGACATTTTCTATTGATTATAAATACATAGAAACAGATGAGGGGAATTCAGCAGGAATTAAAGATGGAACTAATACTTATGCTATTCGTGGGATAGTATCAGTATTGATATTAATTTCAGGTTTGTTTGGTGCAATTAAATGGTTTGAGGATGAAAAAATAGGATTATATTCTTCATTTAATAGTGAAGCAAAAGTCATTATTGGATTTATATCTATTTTAGCACCAACAATGCTTATGGCTATATCTGGGATTATAACAATTTATTTGTCTAATACCTATACTTATATGTCTATAGAAATTATAGCTATGGGATTATATGTTTTATTAGTGTGTGGATTTTCTTATTTACTTAAGTTAATTGTGAAATCAGGAACAGATATCTGTGTCATGTTACCTGTCATAACTATTGGATCCTTAATATTTTGTCCAGTATTTATAGATGCTTCTAAGTTTATTCCTTTTATCTCATGGATTAATAAGTTATTTCCTCCTTTTTATTATTTGAATGGAATTTCTCGAGGGACGAGTGGATTTGTGGTCATGGCAATAGTATTAATAGTGTGTGTATTTAGTGGTGCTGTTATTAATTTTGTGCGAGAAAAGTAA
- a CDS encoding amino acid permease, whose product MSENQNLSRGLKNRHVQLLAIGGAIGTGLFLGAGRSIHLAGPSILFSYIITGVICFFIMRALGELLLSNLKYNSFVDFVHDYLGNGAAFITGWTYWFCWISVAMADLTASGLYIQYWFPNIPQWVPSLFVLVILLIMNLTAVKLFGEMEFWFALIKIIAILGLIIIGTFMIIKGFSTDAGVSSFTNLWINGGWFPNGVSGFILSFQMVVFAFAGIELVGLTAGETENPEQVIPKAINNIPIRIIIFYIGALIVIMSIYPWNSINPDTSPFVQVFSVLGIVAAASIVNFVVLTSAASACNSGIFSTSRMLFSLAKENNAPESMKKLTSHQVPSNATMFSAIVILISVILNYIMPKGVFVLITSISTFCFIFIWGIIVICHLRYRKTNPELASSSKFKMPLYPIINYIILVFFAFVIVVLALNDETRVALFVTPVWFIALGVIYKILKSKKKNEEDVKKNVA is encoded by the coding sequence ATGTCGGAAAATCAAAATTTATCTAGGGGACTGAAAAATCGTCATGTTCAATTACTTGCAATTGGAGGTGCAATTGGTACTGGATTATTTCTTGGTGCAGGTAGGTCCATTCACTTGGCAGGTCCATCTATTTTATTTTCATATATTATAACAGGGGTAATTTGTTTTTTTATTATGCGTGCCCTTGGGGAATTATTACTTTCTAATTTAAAATACAATTCCTTTGTAGACTTTGTACATGATTATTTAGGAAATGGAGCAGCATTTATTACTGGATGGACCTACTGGTTCTGCTGGATTTCAGTTGCCATGGCTGACTTAACTGCGTCTGGACTTTATATACAATACTGGTTCCCCAATATACCTCAATGGGTTCCGAGCCTTTTTGTTCTTGTAATTTTATTAATTATGAACCTTACCGCAGTAAAGTTATTTGGTGAAATGGAATTCTGGTTTGCCTTAATTAAAATTATTGCGATTTTAGGATTAATAATAATTGGTACATTTATGATTATTAAAGGATTTTCTACAGATGCTGGTGTGTCTAGCTTTACAAATCTTTGGATTAATGGTGGCTGGTTCCCCAATGGAGTAAGCGGTTTTATCCTTTCCTTCCAAATGGTTGTATTTGCTTTTGCCGGAATTGAATTAGTTGGTTTAACTGCTGGTGAAACTGAAAATCCAGAACAGGTTATTCCAAAGGCTATTAACAATATTCCAATTAGAATTATTATTTTCTATATTGGAGCACTTATTGTTATTATGAGTATATACCCATGGAATTCAATTAATCCAGATACAAGTCCATTTGTACAGGTATTTTCTGTACTGGGAATAGTAGCAGCAGCAAGTATTGTGAATTTCGTTGTACTAACATCAGCTGCATCCGCTTGTAATAGCGGGATCTTTAGCACAAGTCGTATGCTTTTCTCTCTGGCTAAAGAAAATAATGCACCTGAGTCAATGAAAAAATTAACTTCTCATCAAGTACCCTCTAATGCTACAATGTTCTCTGCAATTGTCATCTTGATTTCAGTTATTCTGAACTATATTATGCCAAAAGGGGTATTTGTATTAATTACAAGTATATCAACATTCTGCTTTATCTTCATTTGGGGAATTATAGTTATCTGCCATCTAAGATATCGCAAAACTAATCCTGAGCTTGCATCTTCGAGCAAATTCAAAATGCCACTTTATCCAATCATAAACTATATAATTCTAGTATTTTTTGCTTTTGTAATAGTTGTATTGGCACTTAATGATGAAACTCGTGTGGCCCTATTTGTAACACCTGTATGGTTTATAGCGCTTGGGGTCATTTACAAGATACTTAAATCAAAAAAGAAAAATGAAGAAGATGTGAAAAAAAATGTAGCATAG
- a CDS encoding IS3 family transposase — protein sequence MEGSRKKAINTRILHEYKYISIKELHDENGYSIADLCNLASIARSSYYKWINRSETELDKENSIILKEIVKLYEDVHGIYGYRRITININRRLNKQYNHKRIYRLMKSINMKSVIRKKRKSYLQSTPQITAENKLNREFYATKPNEKWLTDVTEFKLLNGQKAYLSAIFDLSDKSIISYVVGHSNNNQLVFDTLDLAVIANPTAKPLFHSDRGFQYTNRTFKAKLDKINATQSMSRVSRCIDNGPMEGFWGTLKCEMYYLQKFYTYEELRQSIDDYIVFYNTKRLQKNLKGLTPIEYRNQTLAS from the coding sequence ATTGAAGGAAGTAGAAAGAAGGCGATAAACACTAGAATACTCCACGAATATAAATATATTTCTATAAAAGAATTACATGATGAAAATGGCTATTCAATAGCTGATTTATGCAATTTAGCTAGTATTGCACGATCATCTTACTACAAATGGATTAACCGTTCAGAGACTGAATTAGATAAAGAGAATTCGATAATACTAAAAGAAATTGTTAAACTTTATGAAGATGTACATGGCATCTATGGATACCGCCGGATAACAATTAATATAAATCGACGTCTTAATAAACAGTATAATCATAAACGAATTTATAGATTAATGAAGTCTATTAACATGAAATCAGTTATAAGAAAAAAGAGAAAGTCTTATTTGCAAAGTACTCCACAAATCACGGCAGAAAACAAATTAAATAGAGAATTCTATGCAACGAAACCAAATGAAAAATGGTTAACAGATGTTACTGAATTCAAGCTACTTAATGGTCAAAAGGCTTACCTCAGTGCAATATTTGATTTATCAGATAAAAGCATTATTTCTTATGTGGTCGGTCACTCAAATAACAATCAACTTGTTTTTGATACACTTGACTTAGCAGTAATTGCTAATCCGACCGCAAAGCCACTTTTTCATAGTGACAGGGGATTTCAGTATACCAATAGAACTTTTAAGGCTAAACTTGATAAAATCAATGCAACTCAAAGCATGTCACGTGTCAGTAGGTGTATCGACAACGGACCAATGGAAGGTTTTTGGGGAACTCTCAAATGTGAGATGTATTATTTGCAAAAGTTTTATACATATGAAGAATTGAGACAATCAATTGATGACTACATAGTATTTTATAATACAAAAAGGTTACAGAAAAACTTAAAAGGTCTGACTCCAATTGAATATCGAAATCAGACCTTAGCTTCATAA
- a CDS encoding helix-turn-helix domain-containing protein has protein sequence MSRKAKYSLIEKLKAIEEYISDEKGATQIIHELSIDQSTFYEWVRKYRHNGLERLKASSTNKYYSDSVKITAVKDYLDGKGSLRNICGIYRISSTYVLRNWIKKYNSHKTFKSHNKQGDRIMTNGRKTTYEERIEIVAFCISNNDDYQATADKFKVSYQQVYTWVRKYKANGYEELMDRRGKRKEADELTESDKLSAQLKLIEAENRRLQMENDFLKKLKEVERRR, from the coding sequence ATGTCAAGAAAAGCAAAGTATTCTTTAATTGAAAAGCTAAAAGCAATTGAAGAATATATATCAGATGAAAAAGGAGCTACTCAAATAATTCATGAACTGTCGATTGACCAATCAACATTCTACGAATGGGTTCGTAAATATAGGCATAATGGATTAGAGCGTTTAAAAGCATCATCAACAAACAAGTATTATTCTGATTCAGTAAAGATTACTGCGGTTAAAGATTATCTTGACGGAAAAGGTTCTTTGAGAAATATATGTGGTATATATAGAATCTCATCTACTTATGTTCTCAGAAATTGGATTAAGAAGTATAATAGTCATAAAACATTTAAATCTCATAATAAGCAAGGGGATAGAATTATGACTAATGGAAGAAAAACTACTTATGAAGAAAGAATTGAGATTGTTGCATTCTGTATTTCGAATAATGATGATTATCAAGCTACTGCTGATAAATTTAAGGTTTCTTATCAACAAGTTTATACATGGGTAAGAAAATACAAAGCTAATGGATATGAAGAGCTAATGGACCGTCGCGGTAAGCGTAAAGAGGCTGATGAGCTTACTGAGTCTGATAAATTATCCGCACAATTAAAACTTATTGAAGCAGAAAATAGACGTTTACAAATGGAGAATGATTTCTTAAAAAAATTGAAGGAAGTAGAAAGAAGGCGATAA
- a CDS encoding FAD:protein FMN transferase: protein MSTVSIQLLIIAIIIILILIFIFATGKLEKPEVVKSSYALGTIINLKVCGKKGERAIKEAIEKLNDIDDKMSAFKEDSEISKITSKAGVNSETVSKDTYFVVKKAVEYSKILEGTFDPTIRPLVKLWNIGTKEEAIPEKYQIEETLKLVNYNDVILDESSHSIMLKHNKQALDVGGIAKGFAADEVRDIFYKHNIKSALIDLGGNIFALGSKEDGTPWKVGIQNPIKPRGEYIGILSVKNKSVVTSGNYEKYFMKDGQRFHHIIDPKTGYPSKSKIISATIISDNSIDGDGLSTGVYIIGIDKAMKIIEAIDGIEAIFITEDKKIYKTSGLDKEILIFTDDEFSLI from the coding sequence ATGAGTACAGTAAGTATTCAATTATTAATAATCGCAATTATAATAATTTTAATTTTAATTTTTATATTTGCTACTGGAAAACTTGAAAAACCAGAAGTAGTAAAGAGTAGCTATGCTCTTGGTACTATAATAAATTTAAAAGTATGTGGCAAAAAAGGTGAAAGAGCAATTAAAGAAGCAATTGAAAAATTAAATGATATTGATGATAAAATGTCAGCATTTAAAGAAGATAGTGAGATATCAAAAATAACTTCTAAAGCCGGGGTTAATTCAGAAACTGTAAGTAAAGATACTTATTTCGTAGTAAAAAAAGCTGTGGAGTATAGCAAAATCTTAGAGGGAACTTTTGATCCAACAATAAGACCTTTAGTAAAACTTTGGAACATAGGAACAAAAGAAGAAGCAATTCCTGAAAAATATCAAATAGAAGAAACATTGAAACTTGTAAATTACAATGATGTGATTCTAGATGAAAGTAGTCATTCAATAATGCTAAAACATAACAAACAAGCTTTGGATGTTGGCGGTATAGCTAAGGGATTTGCAGCTGATGAAGTGAGAGACATATTTTATAAACATAACATTAAAAGTGCCCTAATTGATTTAGGAGGAAATATATTTGCTCTTGGAAGTAAAGAGGATGGTACGCCTTGGAAAGTTGGCATTCAAAATCCAATTAAACCTAGAGGAGAATATATTGGAATATTGAGTGTTAAAAACAAATCAGTAGTTACATCAGGTAATTATGAAAAATATTTTATGAAAGATGGACAAAGATTTCATCATATAATTGATCCTAAAACAGGATACCCATCAAAAAGTAAAATTATAAGTGCAACTATTATATCAGATAATTCTATTGATGGTGATGGATTATCAACAGGTGTTTACATTATTGGGATAGATAAAGCTATGAAAATTATAGAAGCTATAGATGGTATTGAAGCAATATTCATCACAGAAGACAAAAAAATATATAAAACATCTGGTTTAGATAAAGAAATTTTAATATTTACAGATGATGAATTTTCATTAATATAA
- a CDS encoding FMN-binding protein codes for MAKKIKKSQILRHVVQFILFLLLPGLYAITFSELKTVYQMISGGNFNFLQAIPNLIEFIAVMLLTIVMGRWFCGWLCAFGAYNDLVYFISKKIFKGKFRVNEKVDSILKYVKYVVLIFIIIVSWTMGSNILGSTSPWDAFGQITNLSIIFSTLLIGFILLVLITIGAAFIERFFCRYLCPLGAVFAIISRLGITKINKPKDDCGKCKACTINCSMGLKLYKVNGARGGDCINCLKCTEVCPRNNAKANILGQDVNENLAGTMAMVTMLGLYGITNFSADALTKSGMISSDSTISSEATSNNGSQKYKDGTYIGTGKGFNGGTTKVSVTIADGKITNIETLSNGDDRQYFDRASGTIIKNILSRQSASVDIVSGATFSSKGIISAVKDALSQAGISDSNSDTTDSTSITAESATPNATESAKSATSNTADNAKTTGQNYKDGTYTGTGTGFDGATTKISVTIANGKITNIKTLSNGDTPEFYKQASNGIINKMISNQSASVDTVSGATFSSNGIIGAVKNALNQAAGSPSSSNTSSNSAAKSETITPPPVSNQKSTTPPPVETQKSAPSTAGQGSSNTTTNPNTSNSASPSTSSNTSNSSKGQYKDGTYTGSGSGFGGTTNISVTISNGKITSVKTISNDDTQQYYNRAIGKITNSVISSQSGSVDTVSGATYSSNGIIEAVKNALSKAK; via the coding sequence ATGGCTAAGAAAATAAAGAAATCGCAGATATTAAGGCATGTTGTACAATTTATTTTATTTTTATTGCTACCAGGATTGTATGCAATAACTTTTAGTGAATTAAAAACAGTTTACCAAATGATTAGTGGAGGTAATTTTAATTTTCTACAAGCAATTCCGAATTTGATTGAATTTATAGCAGTTATGCTTTTAACTATAGTAATGGGAAGATGGTTTTGTGGATGGTTATGTGCTTTTGGAGCATATAATGATTTAGTATATTTCATATCAAAAAAGATATTTAAAGGAAAATTTAGAGTAAATGAAAAAGTTGACTCAATATTAAAATATGTAAAATATGTAGTGTTAATATTTATAATAATTGTTTCTTGGACAATGGGAAGTAATATCTTAGGGAGTACCAGTCCTTGGGATGCTTTTGGTCAAATAACTAATTTGTCTATTATTTTTTCTACACTACTTATTGGGTTTATACTATTAGTTTTAATTACAATAGGGGCAGCATTTATTGAAAGATTTTTCTGTAGATATTTATGTCCTTTAGGAGCTGTATTTGCAATAATTTCTAGGCTTGGAATAACAAAAATTAATAAGCCTAAAGATGATTGTGGCAAATGTAAAGCTTGTACAATAAATTGTTCAATGGGATTAAAGCTTTATAAAGTAAATGGTGCTAGAGGTGGTGACTGTATAAATTGCTTAAAATGTACAGAAGTATGTCCTAGAAATAATGCAAAGGCAAATATACTTGGACAAGATGTAAATGAAAACCTAGCTGGAACTATGGCAATGGTGACAATGTTAGGACTTTATGGAATAACAAATTTTAGTGCAGATGCATTAACTAAATCAGGTATGATTTCAAGTGACAGTACAATTTCAAGCGAGGCAACTTCAAATAATGGTTCACAAAAGTATAAAGATGGAACATATATAGGAACTGGTAAGGGATTTAACGGAGGAACAACTAAAGTTTCTGTTACTATAGCTGATGGAAAAATAACTAATATAGAAACTTTATCAAATGGGGATGATCGTCAATATTTCGATAGAGCATCAGGAACAATAATAAAAAATATACTTTCAAGACAATCAGCATCAGTAGATATAGTTTCAGGAGCTACTTTTAGTTCTAAAGGAATCATAAGTGCTGTGAAAGATGCGCTAAGTCAAGCAGGTATTTCAGATTCAAATAGTGACACTACTGATAGTACTAGTATAACTGCTGAGTCTGCGACTCCAAATGCAACAGAAAGTGCAAAAAGTGCAACTTCAAATACTGCAGATAATGCTAAGACTACAGGCCAAAATTATAAGGATGGAACATATACAGGAACTGGTACAGGCTTTGATGGAGCAACAACTAAAATTTCTGTTACCATAGCCAATGGAAAAATAACTAATATAAAAACTTTATCAAATGGAGATACTCCAGAGTTTTATAAGCAGGCGTCAAATGGAATAATAAATAAAATGATTTCAAATCAATCAGCATCAGTAGATACAGTTTCAGGAGCTACTTTTAGTTCAAATGGAATAATAGGTGCAGTTAAAAATGCATTAAATCAAGCTGCTGGTTCACCTTCAAGTAGTAATACTTCTAGTAATAGTGCTGCTAAGAGTGAAACTATAACGCCACCGCCAGTAAGTAATCAAAAAAGTACAACGCCACCACCTGTAGAAACTCAAAAAAGTGCACCTTCAACTGCAGGACAAGGAAGTAGCAATACTACTACAAATCCGAATACAAGCAATAGTGCAAGTCCTTCAACAAGTTCAAATACAAGTAATAGTAGCAAGGGTCAATATAAAGATGGAACATATACAGGAAGTGGATCAGGATTTGGAGGAACAACTAATATTTCTGTCACTATAAGTAATGGAAAGATAACAAGTGTAAAAACTATATCAAATGATGACACTCAACAATATTACAACCGTGCAATAGGGAAAATAACTAATAGTGTTATTTCAAGCCAATCAGGGTCAGTAGATACTGTTTCTGGAGCTACATATAGTAGCAATGGAATAATTGAAGCTGTAAAAAATGCATTAAGTAAAGCAAAATAG